One stretch of Prunus persica cultivar Lovell chromosome G1, Prunus_persica_NCBIv2, whole genome shotgun sequence DNA includes these proteins:
- the LOC18788582 gene encoding probable nucleoredoxin 1: MSDDEQNVVELVNSEPHDFRSLLSSSQRDFVVRNNGDQIKVESLEGKKLGLYFSASWCGPCQRFTPALVEAYNELSPKGDFEVVFISADEDDESFNGYFSKMPWLAIPFSDSEARDGVDELFKVRGIPHLVILGEDGKVLSDSGVEIIEEHGVDGYPFTPEKIKELNDQEESARRDQSLKTILVSRLRDFVISNDGKNVPVSELEGKIVGLYFSLSAYSPCVDFSPKLLEVYEKLKANGESFEVVVIPLDDDEESFKQDFKNMPWFSLPIGDKNVGKLARYFELSTLPTLVIIGADGKTVSKNVAEAIEEHGVLAYPFTPKKFEELIEIEKAKEKAQTLESILISGDRNFVIGKGGTEIPVSDLVGKNILLYFSAHWCPPCRAFLPKLVEAYHKIKAKDDAFEVIFISSDRDQGAFDEFFSGMPWLALPFGDSRKASLSRRFKVQGIPMLIAIGPTGQTVTKEARDLVMQHGANAYPFTEERLKEIEAESEEMAKGWPQKLKSAQHEEHELALARRKDYTCDGCDEPEEEGWSFYCEACNFDLHPKCALEEDKGAKSDAKQEQDPPQEGWVCDGYVCKKA, from the exons ATGTCCGATGATGAACAAAACGTCGTTGAGCTGGTCAACAGTGAACCCCACGACTTTCGCTCGCTGCTTTCTTCTTCCCAGAGGGACTTTGTTGTCCGCAACAATGGCGATCAG ATTAAAGTTGAAAGCTTGGAGGGGAAAAAGCTTGGGTTGTACTTTTCTGCATCATGGTGTGGTCCATGTCAACGGTTCACCCCGGCTTTAGTGGAGGCCTACAATGAACTTTCTCCAAAAGGTGATTTTGAGGTTGTATTTATCTCAgctgatgaagatgatgagtcATTCAATGGGTACTTCTCCAAGATGCCATGGCTTGCAATTCCGTTTTCTGATTCAGAGGCACGTGATGGCGTGGATGAACTGTTCAAGGTCAGAGGGATACCCCATCTTGTGATCCTTGGTGAAGATGGCAAAGTTTTGAGTGACAGTGGAGTTGAGATTATTGAGGAGCATGGAGTAGATGGCTACCCTTTTACACcagaaaagataaaagaactAAATGATCAAGAAGAATCAGCCAGAAGGGATCAGTCCTTGAAAACGATCTTGGTCTCTCGCTTACGTGACTTTGTAATTTCAAATGACGGAAAGAAT GTGCCTGTCTCTGAACTTGAAGGGAAGATAGTGGGTCTCTATTTTTCGTTGTCTGCATACAGTCCATGTGTTGACTTTTCTCCAAAACTTTTGGAGGTTTATGAGAAGCTAAAAGCAAATGGAGAGAGCTTTGAGGTTGTGGTAATACcacttgatgatgatgaagaatcATTCAAGCAAGATTTTAAGAACATGCCTTGGTTTTCTTTGCCCATCGGGGACAAAAATGTTGGGAAGTTGGCTCGATACTTTGAGCTTTCAACCTTACCCACTTTGGTTATTATTGGGGCAGATGGTAAAACTGTTAGTAAGAACGTTGCTGAGGCCATTGAAGAGCATGGGGTTCTGGCTTACCCCTTCACCCCAAAGAAATTTGAAGAGCTCATTGAGATAGAAAAGGCTAAGGAGAAAGCTCAAACCCTGGAGTCAATTTTGATATCTGGGGATCGAAACTTCGTCATTGGAAAAGGTGGAACTGAG ATTCCTGTGTCAGATCTGGTAGGGAAGAACATCCTCCTTTATTTCTCAGCTCATTGGTGCCCTCCATGCCGTGCCTTTCTACCAAAACTTGTTGAAGCCTACCACAAGATTAAGGCAAAGGATGATGCATTTGAAGTTATTTTCATCTCTAGTGACAGAGACCAAGGCGCTTTTGATGAGTTTTTCTCTGGAATGCCATGGCTTGCTCTTCCCTTCGGTGACTCAAGAAAAGCATCCTTAAGCCGCAGATTCAAGGTGCAAGGCATCCCCATGCTTATAGCCATTGGTCCTACTGGCCAAACAGTCACAAAAGAAGCAAGAGACCTCGTTATGCAGCATGGGGCAAATGCTTATCCTTTCACTGAAGAGCGGCTGAAAGAGATAGAAGCAGAGTCTGAGGAGATGGCAAAGGGGTGGCCTCAGAAGTTGAAGAGTGCACAGCATGAGGAGCACGAGCTCGCGCTTGCTCGCCGTAAAGATTATACATGTGATGGGTGTGATGAGCCGGAAGAAGAGGGGTGGTCATTCTACTGTGAGGCGTGTAACTTTGATCTCCACCCAAAATGTGCATTAGAGGAAGATAAAGGAGCCAAAAGTGATGCCAAGCAGGAACAAGATCCTCCTCAAGAAGGATGGGTGTGCGATGGTTATGTGTGTAAAAAAGCTTAA
- the LOC18789096 gene encoding probable nucleoredoxin 1, producing the protein MSDSKQNVAELVNSEPHDFCSLLSSSERDFLVRNNGDQIKVESLKGKKLGLYFSASWCGPCQRFTPSLVEAYNELSPKGDFEVVFISADEDDESFNGYFSKMPWLAIPFSDKEARDRVDKLFKVRGIPHLVILGEDGKVLSDSGVEIIKEHGVDGYPFTPEKIKELNDQEAAARRDQSLKTILVSRLRDFVISNDGKNVPVSELEGKIVGLYFSLSVYSPCVDFTPKLLEVYEKLKANGESFEVVVIPLDDDEESFKQDFKNMPWFSLPIGDKNIGKLARYFELSTLPTLVIIGADGKTVSKNVAEAIEEHGVLAYPFTPEKFAELIEIEKAKEKAQTLESILVSGDRNFVIGKGGTEIPVSDLVGKNILLYFSAHWCPPCRAFLPKLVEAYHKIKAKDDAFEVIFISSDRDQGDFDEFFSGMPWLALPFGDLRKASLSRKFKVKGIPMLVAIGPTGQTVTKEARNLVMQHGANAYPFTEERLKEIEAEYLEMAKGWPEKLKSAQHEEHELVLARRKNYVCDGCGEPGGAWSFYCEACNFDLHPKCALEEDKRTKSDAKQEQDPPQEGFKCDGNVCKKA; encoded by the exons ATGTCCGATAGTAAACAAAACGTCGCTGAGCTGGTCAACAGCGAACCCCACGACTTTTGCTCGCTGCTTTCTTCTTCCGAGAGGGACTTTCTTGTCCGCAACAATGGTGATCAG ATTAAAGTTGAAAGCTTGAAGGGGAAAAAGCTTGGGTTGTACTTTTCTGCATCATGGTGCGGTCCATGTCAACGGTTCACCCCTTCTTTAGTGGAGGCCTACAATGAACTTTCTCCCAAAGGTGATTTTGAGGTTGTATTTATCTCAgctgatgaagatgatgagtcATTCAATGGGTACTTCTCCAAGATGCCGTGGCTTGCAATTCCGTTTTCTGATAAAGAGGCACGTGATCGCGTGGATAAACTGTTCAAGGTCAGAGGGATACCCCATCTTGTGATCCTTGGTGAAGATGGCAAAGTTTTGAGTGATAGTGGAGTTGAGATTATTAAGGAGCATGGAGTAGACGGCTACCCTTTTACACcagaaaagataaaagaactAAATGATCAAGAAGCAGCAGCCAGAAGGGATCAGTCCTTGAAAACGATCTTGGTCTCTCGCTTACGTGACTTTGTAATTTCAAATGACGGAAAGAAT GTGCCTGTCTCTGAACTTGAAGGGAAGATAGTGGGTCTCTATTTTTCATTGTCTGTATACAGTCCATGTGTTGACTTTACTCCAAAACTTTTGGAGGTTTATGAGAAGCTAAAAGCAAATGGAGAGAGCTTTGAGGTTGTGGTGATACcacttgatgatgatgaagaatcATTCAAGCAAGATTTTAAGAACATGCCTTGGTTTTCCTTGCCAATCGGGGACAAAAATATTGGGAAGTTGGCTCGATACTTTGAGCTTTCAACCTTACCCACTTTGGTTATTATTGGGGCAGATGGTAAAACTGTTAGTAAGAACGTTGCTGAGGCCATTGAAGAGCATGGGGTTCTGGCTTACCCCTTCACCCCAGAGAAGTTTGCAGAGCTTATTGAGATAGAAAAGGCAAAGGAGAAAGCTCAAACCCTGGAGTCAATTTTGGTATCTGGGGATCGAAACTTTGTCATTGGAAAAGGTGGAACTGAG ATTCCTGTGTCAGATTTGGTGGGGAAGAACATCCTCCTCTATTTCTCAGCTCATTGGTGCCCTCCATGCCGTGCCTTTCTACCAAAACTTGTTGAAGCTTACCACAAGATTAAGGCAAAGGATGATGCATTTGaagttattttcatttctagtGACAGAGACCAAGGCGATTTTGATGAGTTTTTCTCTGGAATGCCATGGCTTGCTCTTCCCTTTGGTGACTTGAGAAAAGCATCCTTGAGCCGCAAATTCAAGGTGAAAGGCATCCCCATGCTCGTAGCCATTGGTCCTACTGGCCAAACAGTCACAAAAGAAGCAAGAAACCTCGTTATGCAGCACGGGGCTAATGCTTATCCTTTCACTGAAGAGCGGCTGAAAGAGATAGAAGCAGAGTATTTGGAGATGGCAAAGGGGTGGCCTGAGAAGTTGAAGAGTGCACAGCATGAGGAGCACGAGCTCGTGCTTGCTCGCCGTAAAAATTATGTATGTGACGGGTGTGGTGAACCGGGAGGGGCATGGTCATTCTACTGTGAGGCGTGTAACTTTGATCTCCACCCAAAGTGTGCATTGGAGGAAGATAAGAGAACCAAAAGTGATGCCAAGCAGGAACAGGATCCTCCCCAAGAAGGATTTAAGTGCGATGGTAATGTGTGTAAAAAAGCTTAA